From Saccharothrix espanaensis DSM 44229, the proteins below share one genomic window:
- a CDS encoding ATP-dependent helicase, which translates to MDALAAFSPATRQWFAGAFAAPTAAQAGAWEAAAAGEHALVIAPTGSGKTLAAFLWALDRLASEPPPEEPRHRCRVLYVSPLKALAVDVERNLRAPLAGIRQASHRLGLPEPSISVGMRTGDTPADERRAFLRKPPDVLVTTPESLFLILTSSARESLRGVRTVIVDEVHAVAGTKRGAHLALSLERLDALLERPAQRIGLSATVRPVEEVGAFLAGGRPVEVVQPASAKTIEVRVEVPVEDMSALGEPTGEVSGSASGAEQRASIWPAVEQRVLELVRAHRSTIVFANSRRLAERLTAKLNELAEEAAQEAAPDPDRFPAEAIGQSGFTTQATPVIARAHHGSMSREQRTVVEEELKSGRLPCVVATSSLELGIDMGAVDLVVQVEAPPTVASGLQRVGRAGHQVGAVSRGVMFPKFRGDLVSCAVVAERMRDGAIEAVRYPRNPLDVLAQHVVAMVAMEPWPVEELAGLVRRAAPFAALPESALRAVLDMLAGRYPSEDFGELRPRITWDRVNGELRGRPGSQRLAVTSGGTIPDRGLFTVMTPAAENGPGSRVGELDEEMVYESRVGDTFLLGTSSWRVQDITHDRVIVVPAPGQPARMPFWKGDAPGRPLELGRALGKFLREVSTMDPASAAERAAGAGLDGWATSNLLAYLGEQREATRHVPDDRTVLVERFRDELGDWRLVVHSPFGAQVNAPWALAITARLRERRGIEAQAAHSDDGIVVRLPDAVDLDGAQVVAGADDVLLDPEEVDQIVVAEVGGSALFAARFRECAARSLLLPRRDPRRRTPLWQQRQRSAQLLSVAAKYESFPVVLEAMREVLQDVYDVPGLRELMTDVRARRVRVVEVETPSPSPFARSLLFGYVGMFLYDMDAPLAERRAAALSLDSALLAELLGSEAIRELLDPEVVEEVERTLQRLVLDRHARDAEGAADLLRFLGDLSEAEALERGIRPEWLAELVAQRRALRVRIAGDERVIAIEDAGRVRDALGVALPVGVPEAFTEPVADPLGDLLSRYARTHGPFPAAEAAERFGLGVAVVTGVLERMAGAGRLVRGELRPGGTHTEYCDAEVLRRLRRASLARLRAEVEPVEPAALGRFLPSWHGVGRRLRAAPTVDDVYSVVEQLAGAPLPASAVESLLLPARLPGYSPALLDELTASGEVTWTGCGALAGGDGWIALAPTDVADLLLPDLVPEAIPESSLHTAVVEALAGGALFFRQVVDRVSLQGPTTDGEVVGALWDLVWAGVVTNDTLSPLRALVAGGGTAHKPRRTAPRGRYARMRAGRPDLPSRTGPPTVAGRWSLAVVPATEPTRRAHARAEAFLERHGVLTRGALDTERVTGGFSGVYRVLRAMEESGQVVRGYVVEGLGAAQFAAKGAVDRLRALSRPPGQDHEGTPQAVVLAAADPAQPYGAALPWPDQPGGAKHRPGRKSGALTVLVDGAATLYVERGGRSLLSFTEEEAVLRAAAQALSRAVRDGWLGQLAVQRADGEVALGSRLAGILQEAGFRATPKGLRLRA; encoded by the coding sequence ATGGATGCACTGGCAGCTTTCTCTCCCGCGACCCGGCAGTGGTTCGCCGGGGCTTTCGCCGCGCCGACGGCGGCGCAGGCGGGCGCGTGGGAGGCGGCTGCCGCCGGGGAGCACGCGCTGGTCATCGCGCCGACCGGGTCGGGCAAGACGCTGGCCGCGTTCCTCTGGGCGCTGGACCGGCTGGCGTCGGAGCCGCCGCCGGAAGAGCCGCGGCACCGCTGCCGGGTCCTCTACGTGTCGCCGCTGAAGGCCCTGGCAGTGGACGTGGAGCGCAACCTGCGCGCTCCCCTGGCCGGGATCAGGCAGGCATCGCACCGGCTGGGGCTGCCGGAACCGTCGATCTCGGTCGGGATGCGCACCGGTGACACCCCGGCCGACGAGCGCCGCGCGTTCCTCCGCAAACCGCCGGACGTGCTGGTCACGACGCCGGAGTCGCTGTTCCTCATCCTCACGTCGTCGGCGCGCGAGTCGCTGCGCGGCGTGCGGACGGTGATCGTGGACGAGGTGCACGCGGTGGCGGGCACCAAGCGCGGCGCGCACCTGGCGCTGTCGTTGGAGCGGCTGGACGCGCTGCTGGAGCGGCCGGCCCAGCGGATCGGCCTGTCCGCGACGGTCCGCCCGGTCGAGGAGGTGGGCGCGTTCCTGGCCGGCGGGCGTCCGGTGGAGGTCGTGCAGCCCGCGAGCGCGAAGACGATCGAGGTCCGGGTGGAGGTGCCGGTCGAGGACATGTCCGCGCTCGGCGAGCCGACCGGCGAGGTCAGCGGGTCGGCGTCGGGTGCCGAGCAGCGGGCGTCGATCTGGCCGGCGGTGGAGCAGCGGGTGCTGGAGCTGGTCCGCGCGCACCGGTCCACGATCGTGTTCGCCAACTCGCGCCGGCTGGCCGAACGGCTCACCGCCAAGCTCAACGAGCTGGCGGAGGAGGCCGCGCAGGAGGCCGCGCCGGATCCCGACCGGTTCCCGGCCGAGGCGATCGGCCAGTCCGGTTTCACCACCCAGGCCACGCCGGTGATCGCCCGCGCGCACCACGGCTCGATGTCGCGCGAGCAGCGGACGGTGGTGGAGGAGGAGCTGAAGTCCGGGCGGCTGCCGTGCGTGGTGGCGACCTCGTCGCTCGAACTGGGCATCGACATGGGCGCGGTCGACCTGGTGGTGCAGGTGGAGGCACCGCCGACGGTCGCGTCCGGGTTGCAGCGCGTCGGCCGGGCCGGGCACCAGGTGGGCGCGGTGTCGCGCGGGGTGATGTTCCCGAAGTTCCGGGGCGACCTGGTGTCGTGCGCGGTGGTCGCCGAGCGGATGCGGGACGGCGCGATCGAGGCTGTGCGGTACCCGCGCAACCCGCTGGACGTGCTGGCGCAGCACGTCGTGGCGATGGTGGCGATGGAGCCGTGGCCGGTGGAGGAGCTGGCCGGGCTGGTGCGGCGGGCCGCGCCGTTCGCGGCGCTGCCCGAGTCGGCGCTGCGGGCGGTGCTGGACATGCTGGCCGGCCGGTACCCGAGCGAGGACTTCGGCGAGCTGCGGCCCCGCATCACGTGGGACCGGGTGAACGGCGAGCTGCGCGGCCGGCCGGGGTCGCAGCGGCTGGCGGTGACCTCCGGCGGCACGATCCCCGACCGCGGGCTGTTCACCGTGATGACCCCGGCGGCGGAGAACGGCCCCGGCTCGCGGGTGGGCGAGCTGGACGAGGAGATGGTCTACGAGTCGCGGGTGGGCGACACGTTCCTGCTGGGCACCTCGTCGTGGCGGGTCCAGGACATCACCCACGACCGGGTGATCGTGGTGCCCGCGCCCGGTCAGCCGGCGCGGATGCCGTTCTGGAAGGGCGACGCGCCGGGGCGTCCGCTGGAGCTGGGGCGGGCGCTGGGGAAGTTCCTGCGCGAGGTGTCCACGATGGACCCGGCGAGTGCGGCGGAGCGGGCGGCCGGCGCGGGGCTGGACGGGTGGGCGACGTCGAACCTGCTGGCGTACCTGGGTGAGCAGCGCGAGGCCACCCGGCACGTGCCCGACGACCGGACCGTGCTGGTGGAGCGGTTCCGCGACGAGCTGGGCGACTGGCGGCTGGTGGTGCACTCGCCGTTCGGGGCGCAGGTGAACGCGCCGTGGGCGCTGGCCATCACGGCCCGGCTGCGCGAGCGGCGCGGGATCGAGGCGCAGGCGGCGCACTCCGACGACGGGATCGTGGTGCGGCTGCCGGACGCCGTCGACCTGGACGGCGCGCAGGTCGTGGCGGGCGCGGACGACGTGCTGCTGGACCCGGAGGAGGTCGACCAGATCGTGGTCGCCGAGGTGGGCGGCTCGGCGCTGTTCGCGGCCCGGTTCCGGGAGTGCGCGGCCCGGTCGCTGCTGCTGCCGCGGCGTGACCCGAGGCGGCGGACCCCGTTGTGGCAGCAGCGGCAGCGCTCGGCGCAGCTGCTGTCGGTGGCGGCGAAGTACGAGAGCTTCCCGGTGGTGTTGGAGGCGATGCGCGAGGTCCTCCAAGACGTGTACGACGTGCCCGGCCTGCGCGAGCTGATGACCGACGTGCGGGCCCGGCGGGTGCGCGTGGTGGAGGTGGAGACGCCCTCGCCGTCGCCGTTCGCGCGCAGCCTGCTGTTCGGGTACGTCGGGATGTTCCTCTACGACATGGACGCGCCGCTGGCGGAACGGCGCGCGGCGGCCCTCTCGCTGGACTCGGCGCTGCTCGCGGAGCTGCTGGGGTCGGAGGCGATCCGGGAGCTGCTCGACCCGGAGGTGGTCGAGGAGGTCGAGCGCACCCTGCAACGCCTCGTCCTGGACCGGCACGCGCGCGACGCCGAGGGCGCGGCCGACCTGCTGCGGTTCCTGGGCGACCTGTCCGAGGCGGAGGCGCTGGAGCGCGGTATCCGGCCGGAGTGGCTGGCCGAGCTGGTGGCGCAGCGGCGGGCGCTGCGGGTGCGGATCGCGGGCGACGAGCGGGTGATCGCGATCGAGGACGCGGGCCGGGTGCGCGACGCGCTGGGCGTGGCGCTGCCGGTGGGCGTGCCGGAGGCGTTCACCGAGCCGGTGGCGGACCCGCTGGGCGACCTGCTGTCCCGGTACGCGCGAACGCACGGGCCGTTCCCGGCGGCGGAGGCCGCGGAGCGGTTCGGGCTGGGCGTCGCGGTGGTCACCGGGGTGCTGGAGCGGATGGCGGGCGCGGGGCGGCTGGTGCGCGGCGAGCTGCGCCCCGGCGGCACCCACACCGAGTACTGCGACGCGGAGGTGCTGCGCAGGCTGCGGCGGGCGTCGCTGGCCCGGTTGCGCGCCGAGGTCGAGCCGGTGGAACCGGCCGCGCTGGGCCGGTTCCTGCCGAGCTGGCACGGCGTGGGCCGGCGGCTGCGGGCCGCGCCGACCGTGGACGACGTGTACTCGGTGGTGGAGCAGTTGGCGGGCGCGCCGCTGCCCGCGAGCGCGGTGGAGTCGCTGCTGCTGCCCGCCCGGCTGCCCGGCTACTCGCCGGCGCTGCTGGACGAGCTGACCGCGTCCGGCGAGGTGACGTGGACCGGCTGCGGCGCGCTGGCGGGCGGTGACGGCTGGATCGCCCTGGCCCCGACGGACGTGGCCGACCTGCTGCTGCCGGACCTGGTGCCCGAGGCGATCCCGGAGTCGTCCCTGCACACGGCCGTGGTCGAGGCGCTGGCCGGCGGCGCGCTGTTCTTCCGCCAGGTGGTCGACCGGGTGTCGTTGCAGGGGCCGACGACCGACGGCGAGGTGGTCGGCGCGCTGTGGGACCTGGTGTGGGCGGGCGTGGTCACCAACGACACCCTGTCGCCGCTGCGGGCGCTGGTCGCGGGCGGCGGCACCGCGCACAAGCCGCGCCGAACAGCCCCGAGGGGCCGCTACGCCCGGATGCGCGCGGGCCGGCCGGACCTGCCCAGCCGCACCGGCCCGCCCACCGTCGCCGGGCGCTGGTCGCTGGCCGTGGTGCCCGCCACCGAGCCGACCAGGCGCGCCCACGCGCGGGCCGAGGCGTTCCTGGAGCGCCACGGCGTGCTCACCAGGGGCGCGCTGGACACCGAACGGGTGACCGGCGGGTTCAGCGGCGTGTACCGGGTGCTGCGGGCGATGGAGGAGTCGGGCCAGGTGGTGCGCGGCTACGTGGTCGAGGGCCTGGGTGCGGCCCAGTTCGCGGCGAAGGGTGCGGTGGACCGCCTGCGCGCCCTGTCCCGACCACCCGGTCAGGACCACGAGGGCACCCCGCAGGCGGTCGTCCTGGCCGCCGCCGACCCGGCCCAGCCCTACGGCGCGGCGCTGCCGTGGCCGGACCAGCCGGGCGGTGCCAAGCACCGGCCGGGCCGCAAGTCCGGCGCGCTGACCGTGCTGGTGGACGGCGCGGCCACGCTGTACGTGGAGCGCGGTGGGCGTTCGCTGCTGTCGTTCACCGAGGAGGAAGCCGTCCTGCGCGCCGCCGCGCAGGCGCTGAGCCGAGCGGTGCGCGATGGCTGGCTGGGCCAGCTCGCGGTGCAACGAGCCGACGGGGAGGTGGCACTGGGCTCCCGGCTGGCCGGCATCCTCCAGGAAGCAGGCTTCCGCGCCACCCCGAAAGGCCTGCGCCTACGAGCCTGA
- a CDS encoding Hsp70 family protein → MRVLSVDLGTSNTVAVLAAHGRPPRVVEVDGSATMPSAVYCEEDGSLVVGRDAERRARLDPSRFEPNPKRRVDDGTLLLGDNVVPVADALAAVLRRVLEETTRQLGGESLDEIRLTHPAQWGPTRRNVLVTAARLAGVTKDVVLVPEPVAAASHYASLSVGQALAVYDLGAGTFDVAIVGATQNGFTVLAEDGLPDLGGLDVDQALLEHVGRQVSHRDPAVWQRLLRPESTADRRARRALQEDVKAAKESLSRHAHTEVPMPEPFEDVLVNRSDLEALVRPSMLRSAELLASTIRSTGMAPNQLAGIYLVGGSSRIPLVATMIAEQVRVVPTSLDQPETAVALGAHHVPKDGVTPRTDQRPVKMTNEPATVVTKPVTGPNPVATAPYPPNPTASGPYPVNPAISGAYPVNPAVSGPYQVNPAMSGPYQVNPAVSGPYQVNYPQTGPQQFNFPSVTRAQPPPKKKPNKNVLIAAGAAVVVVLAVVGGLFAFSGSGVPTAQECKTEMDKDPQGFTQCLRQLAGKVPDTSTCKAGGAAGVSGISAIKGTVVSCAIQDDYSVQYILTETVTGAQQGADAVVRSLKTDMVEAEWAGNGLKGKYRAAADGGVGLLAFTADDRPLLGIVTKSGGGDLTADTVATFFENTVQPGT, encoded by the coding sequence GTGCGCGTCCTGTCCGTTGACCTGGGCACTTCCAACACCGTTGCGGTGCTCGCCGCGCACGGGCGCCCGCCCAGGGTCGTCGAGGTGGACGGGTCCGCCACCATGCCCTCGGCCGTGTACTGCGAAGAGGACGGCTCGCTGGTCGTCGGGCGGGACGCCGAGCGGCGGGCGCGGCTGGACCCGTCGCGGTTCGAGCCCAACCCCAAGCGCCGGGTGGACGACGGGACGCTGCTGCTCGGCGACAACGTCGTCCCGGTCGCCGACGCGCTGGCCGCCGTGCTGCGCCGCGTGCTGGAGGAGACCACCCGCCAGCTCGGCGGCGAGTCGCTGGACGAGATCCGGCTGACCCACCCCGCCCAGTGGGGGCCGACCAGGCGCAACGTGCTGGTGACGGCGGCCCGGCTGGCGGGCGTGACCAAGGACGTCGTGCTCGTGCCCGAGCCGGTCGCGGCGGCGTCGCACTACGCCTCGTTGTCGGTCGGTCAGGCGTTGGCCGTGTACGACCTGGGCGCGGGCACGTTCGACGTGGCGATCGTCGGCGCCACCCAGAACGGGTTCACCGTCCTCGCCGAGGACGGTCTGCCGGACCTCGGTGGTCTGGACGTGGACCAGGCGCTGCTGGAGCACGTGGGACGTCAGGTGTCGCACCGCGACCCGGCGGTCTGGCAGCGGCTGCTGCGCCCCGAGTCGACCGCGGACCGCCGTGCGCGGCGTGCGTTGCAGGAGGACGTCAAGGCGGCCAAGGAGTCGTTGTCGCGGCACGCGCACACCGAGGTCCCGATGCCGGAGCCGTTCGAGGACGTCCTGGTCAACCGGTCCGACCTGGAGGCGCTGGTCCGGCCGAGCATGCTGCGCAGCGCGGAGCTGCTGGCCTCGACGATCCGGTCCACCGGGATGGCGCCCAACCAGCTCGCGGGCATCTACCTGGTGGGCGGTTCCAGCCGGATCCCGCTGGTGGCGACCATGATCGCGGAGCAGGTGCGGGTCGTGCCGACCAGCCTGGACCAGCCGGAGACGGCGGTCGCGCTGGGCGCGCACCACGTGCCCAAGGACGGCGTGACGCCGCGTACGGACCAGCGCCCGGTCAAGATGACCAACGAGCCGGCCACCGTGGTCACCAAGCCGGTGACCGGCCCGAACCCGGTGGCGACCGCGCCGTACCCGCCGAACCCGACCGCCAGCGGCCCCTACCCGGTGAACCCGGCGATCAGCGGTGCCTACCCGGTGAACCCGGCGGTGAGCGGCCCTTACCAGGTCAACCCGGCGATGAGCGGCCCCTACCAGGTCAATCCCGCGGTCAGCGGCCCGTACCAGGTGAACTACCCGCAGACGGGGCCGCAGCAGTTCAACTTCCCGAGCGTCACGCGCGCGCAGCCGCCGCCGAAGAAGAAGCCCAACAAGAACGTGCTCATCGCGGCCGGGGCGGCCGTGGTGGTGGTGCTGGCCGTCGTGGGCGGCTTGTTCGCGTTCAGCGGCTCGGGCGTGCCCACCGCGCAGGAGTGCAAGACGGAGATGGACAAGGACCCGCAGGGCTTCACGCAGTGCCTGCGGCAGCTTGCGGGCAAGGTGCCGGACACGAGCACGTGCAAGGCGGGCGGCGCGGCCGGCGTGTCGGGCATCAGCGCCATCAAGGGCACCGTGGTGAGCTGCGCGATCCAGGACGACTACTCGGTCCAGTACATCCTCACCGAGACCGTCACGGGCGCGCAGCAGGGCGCGGACGCCGTGGTCCGCTCGTTGAAGACGGACATGGTCGAAGCGGAGTGGGCGGGCAACGGCCTCAAGGGCAAGTACCGGGCCGCCGCCGACGGTGGCGTGGGGCTGCTCGCGTTCACGGCCGACGACCGGCCGTTGCTCGGCATCGTGACCAAGAGCGGTGGCGGCGACCTGACGGCGGACACCGTCGCGACCTTCTTCGAGAACACCGTCCAGCCGGGCACCTGA
- a CDS encoding MFS transporter, with protein sequence MTAVEVVQRRVLRVLGVTQVLGAAGVTIGLAVSTLIAAVLSGSDAVGGLAQTAAALGAALFALPAARLAARRGRRPALILGYGAGAIGAVVAACAVVLGSWQVLVAALVLFGAASSANLAARYAGTDLAHPQRRARSLAIVVWAATLGAVAGPNLADPAGQFAARLSLPVGAGPYLAAAVLFGAAALVVLRFLRPDPLTLAQSAAPVTPAHCAGGVGDTRGSAAVWRALPATGKLALGGITLCHTAMVGLMSMTPVHMDHAGASLRVVGVVISLHVAAMYAASPLFGWMADRLGRVPVLAIGSALVVAASGVAGMAPAHDAPQLAAGLTLLGFGWSAGLVAGSALLTESVSPTDRPAAQGLSDLSMNIGGAVGGVAAGIVVTAWSYAALGLLVGFTALPLLVACLFTSLQRSR encoded by the coding sequence ATGACCGCTGTCGAGGTGGTGCAACGCCGGGTTCTCCGGGTCCTGGGGGTCACCCAGGTGCTCGGCGCGGCGGGCGTCACCATCGGTCTGGCGGTGTCCACGCTGATCGCCGCCGTGCTGTCCGGTTCGGACGCGGTGGGCGGCCTGGCGCAGACCGCGGCGGCCCTCGGCGCGGCTTTGTTCGCCCTGCCCGCCGCACGTCTCGCCGCACGCCGCGGTCGTCGTCCGGCGCTCATCCTCGGCTACGGCGCGGGCGCGATCGGAGCGGTGGTCGCGGCCTGCGCGGTGGTGCTCGGCTCGTGGCAGGTGCTGGTCGCCGCGCTGGTCCTGTTCGGGGCCGCGAGCAGCGCGAACCTGGCCGCCCGGTACGCCGGGACGGACCTGGCGCACCCGCAGCGGCGGGCCCGTTCGCTGGCGATCGTGGTGTGGGCGGCGACGCTCGGCGCGGTCGCCGGGCCCAACCTGGCCGACCCGGCGGGGCAGTTCGCCGCACGGCTCAGCCTGCCGGTCGGGGCGGGGCCGTACCTGGCGGCGGCGGTGCTGTTCGGAGCGGCGGCGCTGGTCGTGCTGCGGTTCCTGCGGCCCGATCCGCTGACCCTGGCCCAGTCCGCGGCACCCGTGACGCCCGCGCATTGCGCCGGGGGAGTGGGTGACACACGCGGGTCCGCTGCGGTGTGGCGCGCGCTGCCCGCCACCGGGAAGCTCGCGCTGGGCGGCATCACGCTGTGCCACACGGCGATGGTGGGGCTCATGTCGATGACCCCGGTGCACATGGACCACGCCGGAGCGTCGCTGCGGGTCGTGGGCGTGGTGATCAGCCTGCACGTGGCGGCGATGTACGCGGCCAGTCCGCTGTTCGGGTGGATGGCCGACCGGTTGGGCCGGGTGCCCGTGCTGGCCATCGGCTCGGCGCTGGTGGTGGCCGCGTCCGGTGTCGCGGGCATGGCCCCGGCGCACGACGCGCCGCAGCTCGCGGCCGGTCTGACGCTGCTCGGCTTCGGCTGGTCGGCGGGGCTGGTGGCGGGGTCCGCGCTGCTCACCGAGTCGGTGTCGCCGACCGACCGGCCGGCCGCGCAGGGCCTGTCCGACCTGTCCATGAACATCGGCGGCGCGGTCGGCGGTGTCGCCGCGGGGATCGTGGTGACGGCGTGGTCTTACGCCGCGTTGGGGCTGCTCGTGGGCTTCACGGCACTGCCGCTGCTGGTGGCGTGCCTGTTCACGTCGTTGCAGCGGTCCCGCTGA
- a CDS encoding LysR family transcriptional regulator, with amino-acid sequence MERRDIEIFLTLAEELHFSRTAARLHVSQARVSQTVKQLERRIGAPLFERTSRRVALTPIGRRLRDDVGPAYQRIVEGVERAIAAGRGTGLLRVGFEAPALADLIPDVLARYRAGHPGSEVRVREAPFADPFTLLRDDEVDVLVTLFPVDEPDLTTGPVVHREPVVLAVADTHPFTRQSRVTVEDLARDTVFRAAFWRDTTPSGLPIARGRALTTFQELMTVIANGEGVCPMGAHAAGYFARPKIAFLPLEGAPHLEWGMVWRTAGETSRVREFAAAAR; translated from the coding sequence ATGGAACGGCGGGATATCGAGATTTTCCTGACCCTGGCCGAGGAGCTGCACTTCAGCCGCACGGCCGCCCGCCTGCACGTGTCCCAGGCCCGCGTCAGCCAGACCGTGAAGCAACTGGAACGCCGCATCGGCGCACCGCTGTTCGAACGCACCAGCAGGCGGGTCGCGCTGACCCCCATCGGCCGCCGGCTGCGGGACGACGTCGGGCCCGCGTACCAGCGGATCGTGGAAGGCGTGGAACGCGCCATCGCCGCAGGTCGCGGCACCGGCCTGCTGCGGGTGGGCTTCGAGGCCCCAGCCCTGGCCGACCTCATCCCGGACGTCCTGGCCCGCTACCGCGCCGGGCACCCCGGCAGCGAGGTCCGGGTCCGTGAAGCGCCGTTCGCGGACCCGTTCACGCTGCTCCGGGACGACGAGGTGGACGTGCTGGTGACGTTGTTCCCGGTCGATGAACCCGACCTGACGACCGGCCCCGTGGTCCACCGCGAGCCGGTGGTGCTGGCGGTGGCCGACACACACCCGTTCACCAGGCAGTCCCGGGTCACGGTGGAGGACCTGGCCCGCGACACGGTGTTCCGCGCGGCCTTCTGGCGCGACACGACACCGTCGGGCCTTCCTATCGCACGCGGACGCGCCCTTACGACGTTCCAGGAACTCATGACGGTCATCGCGAACGGCGAAGGCGTGTGCCCGATGGGCGCTCACGCGGCCGGGTACTTCGCGCGCCCCAAGATCGCGTTCCTGCCGCTGGAAGGCGCGCCTCATCTGGAGTGGGGGATGGTCTGGCGCACGGCGGGCGAGACGAGCCGTGTGCGCGAGTTCGCCGCCGCGGCCCGCTAA
- a CDS encoding cupin domain-containing protein — translation MENTLLVRADQAEKLTADPAAVVTLLADREGLTSNRSTFRDGANGAPPHFHTRASELFFVLDGTLQVLLDQDVITLERGDFLVVPPTTPHAFGAAKGADADVLFVFTPGMGRFDYYRLLDRVQRGQADPAEIRASQDLYDNHYVDSPAWQAAR, via the coding sequence ATGGAGAACACGCTGCTTGTCCGGGCCGACCAGGCCGAGAAGCTCACCGCCGACCCCGCCGCCGTCGTCACCCTGCTCGCCGACCGGGAAGGGCTGACCAGCAACCGCTCCACGTTCCGGGACGGCGCGAACGGCGCGCCGCCGCACTTCCACACCCGCGCGTCGGAGCTGTTCTTCGTGCTCGACGGCACCCTCCAGGTGCTGCTCGACCAGGACGTGATCACGCTGGAGCGGGGCGACTTCCTCGTCGTGCCGCCGACCACGCCACACGCGTTCGGCGCGGCCAAGGGCGCGGACGCCGACGTGCTGTTCGTCTTCACGCCCGGCATGGGCCGGTTCGACTACTACCGCCTGCTGGACCGCGTGCAGCGCGGCCAGGCCGACCCCGCCGAGATCCGGGCGTCGCAGGACCTCTACGACAACCACTACGTCGACAGTCCGGCCTGGCAGGCGGCGCGCTAG
- a CDS encoding DUF3046 domain-containing protein: MRNTVFRKLMSDEFGQVRAEMVARDHVLSALGGRTPDQALEAGLPPKAIWLAVCEAFDVPEHRR, from the coding sequence ATGCGCAATACGGTGTTCCGCAAGCTGATGTCCGACGAGTTCGGCCAGGTCAGGGCGGAGATGGTGGCCAGGGACCACGTGCTGTCCGCTCTCGGCGGGCGCACCCCCGACCAGGCGCTGGAGGCGGGCCTGCCGCCCAAGGCGATCTGGCTGGCCGTGTGCGAGGCGTTCGACGTGCCGGAACACCGGCGGTGA
- the recA gene encoding recombinase RecA: MAQAPDRDKALELALAQIDKQFGKGSVMRLGEDGRAPIEVIPTGAIALDVALGIGGLPRGRVVEIYGPESSGKTTVALHAVANAQRNGGIAAFIDAEHALDPDYARKLGVDTDALLVSQPDTGEQALEIADMLIRSGALDILVIDSVAALVPRAEIEGEMGDNHVGLQARLMSQALRKITGALSSSGTTAIFINQLREKIGVMFGSPETTTGGKALKFYASVRLDVRRIETLKDGGEPVGNRTRVKVVKNKVAPPFKQAEFDILYGLGISREGSLIDMGVDQAILRKSGAWYTYEGDQLGQGKENARKFLRDNPDVANEIEKRIKDKLGIGATLDADDSAPAPVDF; this comes from the coding sequence ATGGCACAGGCACCCGACCGGGACAAGGCCCTCGAACTGGCCCTGGCCCAGATCGACAAGCAGTTCGGCAAGGGCTCGGTCATGCGGCTCGGCGAGGACGGCCGCGCTCCGATCGAGGTGATCCCGACCGGCGCGATCGCGCTCGACGTCGCGCTCGGCATCGGCGGGCTGCCGCGTGGCCGCGTGGTGGAGATCTACGGCCCGGAATCGTCCGGTAAGACGACCGTCGCGCTGCACGCCGTGGCCAACGCCCAGCGCAACGGCGGCATCGCCGCGTTCATCGACGCGGAGCACGCGCTCGACCCGGACTACGCCCGCAAGCTCGGCGTCGACACCGACGCGCTGCTGGTGTCCCAGCCGGACACCGGCGAGCAGGCGCTGGAGATCGCGGACATGCTGATCCGCTCCGGCGCGCTGGACATCCTGGTGATCGACTCGGTGGCCGCGCTGGTGCCCCGGGCCGAGATCGAGGGCGAGATGGGCGACAACCACGTCGGCCTCCAGGCGCGACTGATGAGCCAGGCGCTGCGCAAGATCACCGGCGCGCTGAGCTCGTCCGGCACCACCGCGATCTTCATCAACCAGCTGCGCGAGAAGATCGGCGTGATGTTCGGCTCCCCGGAGACCACGACCGGCGGCAAGGCGCTGAAGTTCTACGCCTCGGTGCGCCTGGACGTGCGCCGCATCGAGACGCTGAAGGACGGCGGCGAGCCGGTCGGCAACCGGACCCGCGTCAAGGTCGTGAAGAACAAGGTCGCCCCGCCGTTCAAGCAGGCCGAGTTCGACATCCTCTACGGCCTGGGCATCAGCCGTGAGGGCTCGCTCATCGACATGGGTGTCGACCAGGCGATCCTGCGCAAGTCCGGTGCCTGGTACACCTACGAGGGCGACCAGCTCGGGCAGGGCAAGGAGAACGCCCGCAAGTTCCTGCGCGACAACCCGGACGTGGCGAACGAGATCGAGAAGCGGATCAAGGACAAGCTCGGCATCGGCGCGACCCTCGACGCCGACGACAGCGCGCCGGCGCCGGTCGACTTCTAG
- a CDS encoding regulatory protein RecX produces MKEQRKATDICYALLTARARTRVELKEALLRKGIREETAEVVLGKFDRAGLIDDAAFAEVWVRSRHAYQGLGRRALARELRQKGVADEVAAEAVAAVDDEAEQERARELVRKKLRSMSGVDDQAKIRRLVGALARKGYAEGMAYRVVREELRAAEVESPLDDFLPD; encoded by the coding sequence GTGAAGGAGCAGCGCAAGGCCACCGACATCTGCTACGCGCTGTTGACGGCTCGGGCCCGTACTCGGGTGGAACTCAAGGAAGCCTTGCTGCGCAAGGGCATCCGCGAGGAGACCGCCGAGGTGGTGCTCGGCAAGTTCGACCGCGCGGGCCTGATCGACGACGCGGCGTTCGCCGAGGTCTGGGTCCGGTCCCGGCACGCCTACCAGGGGCTGGGGCGTCGGGCGCTGGCCCGGGAGTTGCGGCAGAAGGGCGTGGCCGACGAGGTGGCCGCCGAAGCCGTGGCGGCCGTGGACGACGAGGCCGAGCAGGAGCGGGCGCGGGAGTTGGTGCGCAAGAAGCTCCGGTCGATGTCCGGGGTGGACGACCAGGCCAAGATCCGACGGCTGGTGGGTGCGTTGGCGCGCAAGGGGTATGCCGAGGGCATGGCGTACCGGGTGGTGCGCGAGGAACTGCGGGCGGCGGAAGTCGAGTCGCCGCTGGACGACTTCCTGCCGGACTAG